From Haemorhous mexicanus isolate bHaeMex1 chromosome 13, bHaeMex1.pri, whole genome shotgun sequence, a single genomic window includes:
- the FAM174B gene encoding membrane protein FAM174B, producing MRSAAAPLPLLAASLLLPLLLPAAPAARGSLEPPAGNGSRPPAAPGPGNHSGARLSPVPAMLRDLSALKAAVIGACALTAALIACLLLRVFRSGKRIKKTRKYDIITTPAERVEMAPLNEEDDEDEDSTVFDVKYR from the exons ATGcgctccgccgccgccccgctGCCGCTGCTCGCGGcctcgctgctgctgccgctgctcctgcccgccgcgcccgccgcccgcggCAGCCTGGAGCCGCCGGCGGGCAACGgcagccgcccgcccgccgcgccgggCCCCGGCAACCACAGCGGGGCCCGGCTGAGCCCCGTGCCCGCGATGCTCCGCGACCTCTCCGCGCTCAAAGCCGCCGTCATCGGGGCCTGCGCGCTCACGGCCGCGCTCATCGCCTGCCTCCTGCTCCGCGTCTTCAG GTCTGGCAAGAGGATCAAGAAGACCAGGAAGTACGACATAATCACCACCCCAGCCGAGAGGGTGGAAATGGCTCCTCTGAACGAAGAAGACGACGAGGACGAAGACTCCACAGTGTTTGATGTGAAATACAG GTAA